A window of the Nitrospirota bacterium genome harbors these coding sequences:
- the mdh gene encoding malate dehydrogenase: MKRRNKITVIGAGNVGSSTLQRLAEKEMADLVLLDIVPDLPQGKALDILESSPIYRFNTRIKGTNEYSDTSGSDIVVITSGVARKPGMSRDDLLKTNAAIVAQVTRQVAQVSPEAILIIVSNPLDAMTYVASKVSQFPKNRIIGMAGVLDTARFRTFIAMELGVSVENVNAFVLGGHGDSMVPAIRYTTVVGIPVTELIPKDRLDQIIKRTKEGGAEIVSLLKTGSAYYAPSAAIVEMVEAILKNKNKILPCAAYCQGEYGVKDLFVGVPVKLGLNGVEKIIEISLTPEEKSGVLQSADAVAQLCQSIDRLGL, from the coding sequence ATGAAAAGAAGGAATAAAATAACGGTCATCGGAGCTGGAAATGTCGGCTCATCGACATTGCAAAGGTTGGCTGAAAAAGAGATGGCCGACCTTGTTCTGCTTGATATTGTTCCCGATCTTCCGCAGGGGAAAGCGCTGGATATCCTGGAATCAAGTCCCATTTATCGATTTAATACCCGAATTAAAGGAACGAACGAATATTCAGATACTTCCGGATCGGATATTGTCGTCATCACTTCGGGGGTTGCCAGAAAGCCTGGTATGAGCCGGGATGATCTGCTCAAAACAAATGCAGCTATCGTTGCACAGGTGACACGCCAGGTCGCACAGGTTTCACCTGAAGCGATTCTGATAATCGTGAGCAATCCACTGGATGCGATGACCTATGTTGCATCTAAAGTGAGCCAATTTCCCAAGAATCGAATCATTGGAATGGCGGGAGTTCTGGATACCGCCCGGTTTCGGACTTTTATTGCCATGGAACTCGGTGTTTCAGTCGAAAATGTCAACGCATTTGTTCTGGGTGGACACGGCGATTCGATGGTGCCGGCGATTCGCTATACAACCGTTGTTGGCATTCCGGTGACCGAATTGATTCCGAAAGACCGATTGGATCAGATCATTAAAAGGACAAAGGAAGGGGGTGCGGAAATCGTCAGCCTGTTAAAAACGGGAAGCGCCTATTATGCTCCGTCTGCGGCTATTGTTGAAATGGTCGAAGCCATACTTAAAAATAAAAACAAGATTCTCCCTTGTGCGGCCTATTGCCAGGGAGAATATGGTGTGAAAGATCTTTTTGTTGGCGTTCCGGTTAAGCTGGGATTAAATGGCGTTGAAAAAATCATTGAAATATCATTGACTCCGGAAGAAAAATCAGGAGTCTTGCAGTCTGCCGACGCGGTGGCTCAGCTCTGCCAGTCGATTGATAGGCTTGGTTTATAG
- a CDS encoding LysM peptidoglycan-binding domain-containing protein, which yields MTIKSYEIKSFLSSLLMILIFCSSGFAEALPGTEYIVKKGDTLWAISSSHYTDPFLWPKLWGKNQAIPHPDKIYPGMKIFLPAEEVLKEMTKTEESPVEVKIEPVAEKPETEPAVLKEEKVTEEKESVPSIQEEAKNGELTESAPLENDSKKGTAWTTSDLLTGGFILKESSESDRKGLIVASENEHLLLGEGDVVYLIPEGSHRFKLGEQYTIFEQVKSIHHPKTRRLMGKLIRIKGVLEIIPNSMASRKDTYSAKIIKSYQLISLKDSVAPYHPMDPINVVIHETPFPKQMYGVVVASKDIKENNGEHDIVYLDKGSQDGVQPGNLFVVFKEGKKAPFYSPSGIESLPRRIIADLEVISVEKESSTAIVSRSLEPVIVGDQISNPPFVNP from the coding sequence ATGACAATAAAATCTTATGAAATCAAGAGTTTTCTTTCATCTCTTTTAATGATCCTGATTTTTTGTTCTTCCGGTTTTGCCGAGGCCCTTCCCGGAACGGAATATATTGTGAAGAAAGGTGATACGCTTTGGGCGATCTCTTCGTCTCATTACACAGACCCTTTTTTGTGGCCGAAGCTCTGGGGTAAAAATCAGGCCATTCCTCATCCTGATAAAATCTATCCCGGCATGAAAATATTTCTCCCTGCTGAAGAAGTCTTAAAGGAGATGACCAAGACAGAGGAGAGTCCCGTCGAAGTGAAAATCGAACCTGTTGCCGAAAAGCCCGAAACGGAACCCGCGGTTCTTAAAGAAGAAAAGGTGACAGAAGAGAAAGAATCCGTACCGTCCATTCAGGAAGAAGCGAAGAATGGAGAATTGACCGAGTCCGCTCCTCTGGAGAACGACTCGAAAAAGGGAACGGCCTGGACCACTTCCGACCTTTTAACCGGGGGTTTCATCTTAAAAGAGTCCTCTGAAAGCGATCGAAAGGGTCTCATTGTCGCTTCCGAGAACGAGCATCTTCTTCTCGGAGAGGGTGATGTGGTTTATCTCATCCCGGAAGGATCACATCGATTTAAACTCGGAGAACAATACACGATATTTGAACAGGTCAAATCGATTCATCATCCCAAAACCCGCCGCTTAATGGGAAAATTAATCCGGATTAAAGGGGTATTGGAGATTATTCCCAATTCGATGGCAAGCCGGAAGGACACCTACTCCGCGAAAATTATCAAATCGTACCAGTTGATTAGTCTCAAAGACTCGGTGGCCCCTTATCATCCCATGGACCCAATCAATGTCGTAATTCATGAAACACCATTTCCCAAACAGATGTATGGCGTTGTTGTGGCATCCAAGGATATCAAAGAGAATAACGGCGAGCATGACATTGTCTATCTCGACAAAGGGAGTCAGGATGGTGTCCAGCCTGGAAATCTCTTCGTCGTATTTAAAGAGGGAAAAAAAGCACCCTTTTACTCTCCATCTGGAATCGAATCGCTGCCCCGCCGGATCATCGCGGATCTGGAGGTCATTTCTGTCGAAAAAGAGAGCTCTACGGCGATCGTGTCCAGGAGCCTTGAGCCGGTTATCGTTGGAGATCAAATATCAAACCCACCTTTCGTGAACCCTTAA
- a CDS encoding peptidylprolyl isomerase, producing MTEQKQSATIKTRLGEIQITLFPDVAPGHVSNFLSLAGKKFYDETTFHRVIPGFMIQGGDPNTRLHKEDRSAHGMGGPGYTINAEFSKKSHKRGIVSMARAANPNSAGSQFFICVADALFLDGQYTVFGEVISGMEVADKIVNLPRDGKDNPRERIEMEIIVPA from the coding sequence ATGACGGAACAGAAACAAAGTGCAACCATAAAAACGAGGCTGGGAGAGATTCAGATTACGTTATTTCCGGACGTCGCGCCGGGACATGTTTCCAATTTCCTCTCGCTCGCAGGGAAGAAATTTTATGATGAAACGACCTTTCATCGCGTTATTCCCGGATTTATGATTCAGGGAGGAGATCCGAATACCCGATTGCATAAAGAGGATCGGTCCGCCCATGGCATGGGGGGGCCCGGTTATACGATCAATGCGGAGTTCAGCAAGAAGAGCCATAAGAGGGGGATTGTTTCCATGGCGAGGGCGGCAAATCCTAACAGCGCCGGGTCTCAATTCTTTATCTGCGTCGCAGACGCGCTGTTTCTGGATGGCCAGTATACCGTTTTTGGAGAAGTCATATCGGGCATGGAGGTTGCCGATAAGATTGTCAATCTCCCGCGAGATGGAAAGGACAATCCACGGGAGCGAATTGAGATGGAGATCATTGTTCCGGCTTGA
- the tatC gene encoding twin-arginine translocase subunit TatC, with amino-acid sequence MLKKEPEKLSKTKESGTSPEKIMPVTAHLIELRSRVIKSLIILGIFFAVALQEVDTLLNGLRRLLPADLYFNSPAEALWVSMKIAFFASLFVSFPFILYQTWRFISPGLLKKERRIAIPFVFGGSLFFIFGVSFSYFIVLPFALNYLIHFGVQEGIKPQIVLTQYVDFILKLMLAFGLIFIIPIALILLGKAGFVTSRWLAKNRKYAILINSIVAAVLTPTPDVFNMMLMMIPLVILYEIGIWGIRLFGEGTPRSESGE; translated from the coding sequence ATGCTGAAAAAAGAGCCGGAAAAATTGAGTAAGACCAAAGAATCCGGCACGTCTCCGGAAAAAATCATGCCGGTGACGGCTCATTTGATCGAGCTCCGGTCCCGGGTGATCAAGTCGCTGATCATCTTGGGCATTTTTTTTGCGGTGGCACTGCAGGAGGTTGATACGCTCCTCAACGGCTTGCGCAGACTCCTTCCAGCGGATCTTTATTTCAACTCACCGGCGGAAGCGCTGTGGGTTAGCATGAAAATCGCATTTTTTGCCTCACTTTTTGTATCGTTCCCGTTTATTCTTTATCAAACCTGGAGATTTATCTCTCCGGGTCTTCTTAAAAAGGAGCGGCGTATCGCAATCCCATTTGTTTTCGGGGGATCCCTGTTCTTTATTTTCGGCGTATCGTTTAGCTATTTCATCGTTTTGCCATTTGCATTAAACTACTTGATCCACTTCGGTGTTCAGGAGGGGATTAAACCCCAAATTGTTTTAACGCAATATGTCGATTTCATATTGAAATTGATGCTGGCGTTCGGTCTGATCTTTATAATACCCATTGCGTTGATCTTGCTGGGAAAGGCCGGATTTGTTACTTCCCGTTGGCTGGCCAAGAATAGAAAATATGCCATTCTTATTAATTCAATTGTCGCTGCGGTATTGACACCCACGCCCGATGTCTTTAACATGATGCTGATGATGATCCCTCTGGTGATCCTGTATGAGATTGGAATCTGGGGCATTCGTCTTTTCGGAGAAGGAACCCCTCGTTCAGAATCAGGGGAATGA
- a CDS encoding twin-arginine translocase TatA/TatE family subunit translates to MFGIGFSELLVILVIAFLVLGPEKMIALARSLGQMTADFRRKSEDVEEAVVSVLGKIKEPGNPVVDAEKRAGKIE, encoded by the coding sequence ATGTTTGGGATCGGTTTTTCCGAATTGCTCGTCATTCTGGTGATCGCATTTCTCGTTCTCGGACCTGAGAAGATGATCGCCCTGGCGCGCTCTCTTGGACAGATGACCGCTGATTTCCGGAGAAAATCGGAGGATGTCGAAGAGGCCGTGGTTTCCGTCCTGGGAAAAATCAAGGAACCCGGAAATCCCGTTGTTGATGCTGAAAAAAGAGCCGGAAAAATTGAGTAA
- a CDS encoding DUF465 domain-containing protein → MQYTKKDEEIVKKLRKENTQFRDDEKVHERLSKQLEKLNKRKNLLPDEEVSAKKIHVEKLALKDHLMEMIRQFKLNKMKV, encoded by the coding sequence ATGCAATATACGAAAAAGGACGAAGAGATCGTCAAAAAGCTTCGAAAAGAGAACACGCAATTCCGGGATGATGAAAAAGTCCATGAGAGACTTTCAAAGCAGCTTGAGAAATTAAATAAAAGAAAGAATCTCCTTCCGGACGAAGAGGTTTCCGCAAAAAAGATTCATGTTGAAAAACTGGCTTTAAAAGATCATTTGATGGAAATGATCCGTCAGTTCAAATTGAATAAAATGAAGGTCTGA
- the rimI gene encoding ribosomal protein S18-alanine N-acetyltransferase, translating to MSGDALEEVLEIANRSFSNPWTREMFENEYLKNPFSEQILVRCEGKIGGYLFMMSLFDECHILDFAVEPNLRRKGIGNKMIAYLIEKMKMKNVRKIFLEVRHSNLPAQSLYQKAGFIQIAVRKSYYSNPKEDAVIFQWKLPEEG from the coding sequence ATGAGTGGCGATGCCCTGGAGGAGGTATTGGAAATCGCCAATCGTTCTTTTTCAAATCCCTGGACGAGAGAGATGTTTGAAAATGAGTATCTGAAGAATCCGTTTTCGGAACAGATTCTGGTACGGTGCGAAGGAAAGATCGGAGGTTACCTTTTCATGATGTCACTTTTTGACGAATGCCATATTCTGGATTTTGCAGTTGAACCGAATCTCAGAAGAAAAGGGATCGGAAATAAAATGATTGCCTATTTGATCGAAAAAATGAAGATGAAAAATGTCCGGAAGATTTTTCTGGAGGTAAGACATTCGAATCTGCCGGCTCAGTCGCTCTATCAGAAAGCGGGGTTTATTCAGATTGCTGTTCGAAAAAGTTATTATTCAAATCCAAAAGAAGATGCCGTCATCTTCCAGTGGAAACTTCCTGAAGAGGGTTAA